A part of Meleagris gallopavo isolate NT-WF06-2002-E0010 breed Aviagen turkey brand Nicholas breeding stock chromosome 26, Turkey_5.1, whole genome shotgun sequence genomic DNA contains:
- the KCNJ1 gene encoding ATP-sensitive inward rectifier potassium channel 1 has protein sequence MFNYLRKRFASHITERSRRKARLVSKDGRCNIEFGNVEQSRFVFLIDIWTTILDLRWRYKMTIFISAFLGSWFLFGLLWYVVAYIHKDLPEFNPSINHTPCVENINGLTSAFLFSLETQVTIGYGFRCVTEQCVTAIFLLIFQSILGVIINSFMCGAILAKISRSKNRAKTITFSRNAVISKRGGKLCLLIRVANLRKSLLIGSHIYGKLLKTTITPEGETIILDQVNIEFIVDAGNENLFFISPLTIYHIIDKNSPFFHMAAETILQQDFELVVFLDGTVEATSATCQVRTSYIPEEVLWGYRFAPIVSKTKEGKYRVDFQNFSKTVAVEMPHCAFCLYNEKEAKAKEKKGYDNPGFVLAEVSEASDTKM, from the coding sequence atgTTCAACTACCTCAGGAAACGCTTTGCCAGCCACATCACAGAACGAAGCCGGAGAAAAGCAAGGCTTGTTTCTAAAGATGGAAGGTGCAACATAGAGTTTGGTAATGTAGAGCAGTCAAGGTTTGTCTTTTTGATTGATATATGGACAACTATCCTGGATTTGAGATGGAGATACAAAATGACTATCTTCATTTCAGCATTCTTAGGCAGCTGGTTTCTGTTTGGTCTCCTCTGGTACGTTGTGGCCTACATACACAAAGACCTTCCAGAATTCAATCCTTCCATAAATCACACCCCTTGTGTTGAGAATATCAATGGTCTGACTTCagctttcctgttttccttgGAGACACAGGTCACTATTGGCTATGGCTTCAGATGTGTCACAGAGCAATGTGTCACTGCCATTTTCCTGCTCATCTTCCAGTCTATCTTGGGGGTAATCATCAATTCTTTCATGTGCGGTGCCATCTTGGCCAAGATCTCAAGGTCCAAAAACAGGGCCAAGACCATCACCTTCAGCAGGAATGCTGTCATCAGCAAACGTGGTGGGAAGCTCTGCCTCCTCATCAGGGTGGCAAACCTCAGGAAGAGTCTTCTCATCGGGAGTCACATCTATGGCAAACTCTTGAAGACCACCATCACACCAGAAGGAGAAACAATCATTCTGGACCAGGTCAACATAGAGTTTATCGTTGATGCTGGCAATGAAAATCTCTTCTTCATTTCCCCGTTGACTATTTACCATATCATAGACAAGAACAGCCCTTTCTTCCACATGGCAGCAGAAACAATTCTGCAGCAAGATTTTGAACTGGTGGTGTTTTTAGATGGCACTGTTGAAGCCACCAGTGCTACCTGCCAAGTGAGGACATCTTACATCCCAGAAGAGGTGCTCTGGGGTTATCGCTTTGCTCCCATTGTGTCCAAGACCAAAGAAGGGAAATACAGAGTAGACTTCCAGAACTTCAGCAAGACAGTGGCAGTGGAGATGCCCCACTGTGCCTTCTGCCTCTACAATGAGAAAGAAGCTAAAGCCAAAGAGAAGAAAGGCTATGACAACCCTGGTTTTGTCTTGGCAGAAGTTAGTGAAGCCAGTGACACAAAAATGTAG